From Candidatus Hydrogenedentota bacterium, one genomic window encodes:
- a CDS encoding ketopantoate reductase family protein gives MRILVMGAGAMGSSVGGYMADAGHQVTLVGRGPHMAAIAEQGLRITGIWGDRTVRNLDARTSPEGLTPGGFDVVFITVKSYDTAAALAAAAPFVGPDTLVCAFQNGLGNVEQVAERFGWARTVGVRAIYGVRINAPGLAEITVIAHPTALGVLRHEAPAGRVRELAETMNDAGLPTVYSDRIESLIWAKVAYNSALNPLSALLGVPYGRLPEIPEARAMMDEVIGELYGVGSARGVDLNPPDADAYRELFYNVLIPPTAAHYASMHEDFARRRRTEIEAMNGAIARFGAESGVPTPANTFLTRLIHAREAALGIVVP, from the coding sequence ATGCGCATTTTGGTGATGGGCGCGGGTGCCATGGGCTCGTCCGTGGGCGGCTACATGGCCGATGCGGGGCACCAGGTCACCCTGGTGGGGCGCGGCCCCCACATGGCGGCCATTGCGGAACAGGGCCTGCGCATCACGGGGATTTGGGGTGACAGGACGGTCAGAAATCTTGATGCCCGCACTTCCCCGGAGGGGTTGACTCCCGGCGGTTTTGACGTGGTCTTCATCACCGTGAAGTCCTATGACACGGCGGCGGCGCTGGCGGCGGCGGCGCCCTTTGTGGGTCCGGACACGCTGGTGTGCGCGTTCCAAAACGGCCTGGGCAATGTGGAGCAGGTGGCGGAGCGTTTCGGGTGGGCGCGCACCGTGGGGGTCCGCGCCATCTACGGGGTCCGCATCAACGCGCCCGGCCTGGCGGAAATCACCGTCATCGCCCACCCCACCGCCCTGGGGGTTCTCCGTCACGAAGCCCCCGCCGGAAGGGTGCGCGAACTGGCTGAAACCATGAATGACGCCGGTCTGCCCACGGTCTATTCCGACCGCATCGAGTCGCTGATTTGGGCAAAGGTCGCCTACAATTCCGCCCTCAACCCCCTTTCCGCGCTGCTCGGCGTGCCCTACGGACGGCTGCCCGAAATACCCGAGGCCCGGGCGATGATGGACGAGGTCATCGGGGAACTGTACGGGGTGGGCAGCGCGCGCGGTGTGGATCTGAACCCGCCGGACGCCGACGCCTACCGGGAACTTTTCTACAACGTGCTCATCCCCCCCACCGCCGCCCACTACGCCAGCATGCACGAGGATTTTGCCCGCCGCAGACGCACCGAAATCGAGGCCATGAACGGCGCCATCGCCCGTTTTGGCGCCGAGTCCGGCGTGCCGACCCCCGCCAACACCTTCCTGACCCGGCTCATCCACGCGCGCGAGGCGGCACTGGGCATTGTCGTTCCATAA
- a CDS encoding PilT/PilU family type 4a pilus ATPase: MDIYKLFELVTKEKASDLLISAGAPPILRVNGELFRTRTEPLTPEQSKALIYSFLSEAQYNAFEVNRELDISLAVEGKHRFRVNVYMQKGNVSAALRPIPEAVPSVIELGLPEIVTSLSRARQGLILVTGPTGSGKTTTQAALVDLINSQRACHIITVEDPIEYIHHHRRSIVDQREVGGDTDSFSSALKYVLRQDPDVILIGEMRDLETIQAALTAAETGHLVLATLHTNDAIQTIDRVVDVFPPQQQQQVRFQFSMALLAILSQRLIPHRTKKKRVLACEVLRNNSAIANLIREQKSHQVYSVVETAAKEGMITMDRAVKDLYAEGRISFDDAVSLMRHPKELERMGA; this comes from the coding sequence CTGGACATTTACAAACTGTTCGAGCTGGTCACCAAGGAGAAGGCCTCCGACCTGCTCATCAGCGCGGGCGCGCCGCCCATCCTGCGCGTCAACGGCGAGCTCTTCCGGACGCGCACCGAGCCGCTGACCCCGGAGCAGTCGAAGGCGCTCATCTACAGTTTCCTGTCGGAGGCGCAATACAACGCCTTCGAGGTAAACCGCGAGCTGGACATCTCGCTGGCCGTGGAGGGAAAACACCGCTTCCGGGTGAATGTGTACATGCAGAAGGGAAACGTTTCCGCGGCGCTCCGGCCCATCCCCGAGGCGGTGCCCTCGGTGATTGAGCTTGGACTGCCGGAAATCGTCACCTCCCTTTCCAGGGCGCGCCAGGGGCTCATCCTGGTGACCGGCCCCACAGGCAGCGGCAAAACGACCACCCAGGCCGCCCTGGTGGACCTCATCAACAGCCAGCGCGCCTGCCACATCATCACCGTCGAGGACCCCATCGAGTACATCCACCACCACCGGCGCAGCATTGTGGACCAGCGCGAGGTCGGCGGTGACACGGACAGCTTCTCCAGCGCGCTCAAGTATGTGCTGCGCCAGGACCCCGACGTCATCCTCATCGGCGAGATGCGCGACCTGGAGACCATCCAGGCGGCGCTCACCGCCGCCGAGACGGGCCATCTGGTCCTCGCCACGCTCCACACCAACGACGCCATCCAGACCATAGACCGCGTTGTGGACGTGTTCCCCCCCCAGCAGCAGCAGCAGGTCCGGTTCCAGTTTTCCATGGCGCTTCTGGCCATCCTCTCCCAGCGGCTCATCCCGCACAGGACCAAGAAAAAGCGCGTTCTCGCCTGCGAGGTGCTCCGCAACAACAGCGCCATCGCCAACCTCATCCGCGAGCAGAAAAGCCACCAGGTCTACAGCGTGGTGGAGACCGCCGCGAAGGAGGGCATGATCACCATGGACCGCGCCGTGAAGGACCTCTACGCCGAGGGGCGCATCTCCTTTGACGACGCCGTCTCGCTCATGCGCCACCCCAAGGAACTGGAGCGGATGGGCGCGTAG
- a CDS encoding YkgJ family cysteine cluster protein, translating to MGRNQVHFKCHHSNHCCRDVVCLPTPWDVLRVAMATGEDPHDFLEFLSPDEITGVEKNDPTWLEADGQRYLMALKRDTKLGCHFLDRKTKFCRIYDARPILCRLYPFKLQETRDGAFRGFTLHKDVGCPRHRDGAYDTAPLYELYKTDHMHQDDYATLVEAFNRDKRPGKKPEEFLDLFIEVVVEG from the coding sequence ATGGGCCGCAACCAGGTTCATTTCAAATGCCACCACAGCAACCACTGCTGCCGGGACGTGGTCTGCCTGCCCACGCCGTGGGACGTGCTGCGCGTCGCCATGGCGACGGGCGAGGACCCGCACGACTTTCTGGAGTTCCTCTCGCCGGACGAGATCACCGGGGTGGAAAAAAATGACCCCACATGGCTGGAGGCGGACGGCCAAAGATATTTGATGGCGCTGAAACGGGACACGAAACTGGGCTGCCATTTCCTGGACCGGAAGACGAAGTTCTGCCGCATCTACGACGCGCGGCCCATCCTGTGCCGCCTGTACCCCTTCAAGCTGCAGGAGACCCGCGACGGGGCGTTCCGGGGCTTCACACTGCACAAGGATGTCGGCTGCCCCCGCCACCGCGACGGGGCTTACGACACCGCGCCGCTGTATGAGCTGTACAAGACCGATCACATGCACCAGGACGATTACGCCACGCTGGTGGAGGCGTTCAACCGGGACAAACGCCCGGGGAAGAAGCCGGAGGAGTTTCTGGACCTGTTCATCGAGGTGGTGGTGGAGGGGTGA
- a CDS encoding histidinol-phosphatase has product MTQTKRTDWRASLHGGHSSAYCDHASSTLEEMLDAAVAAGMSVFGVTEHAPRVEPERLYDEELALGWTVEHLDDLFGRYAAELDRLIPRYADRLAVLKGFEAEIVPVGRYREVMADFRERLGFDYIVGSVHYVAGHIIDYKEERFARAVADCGGIGAACVQYYRNVAEMAETLRPEVVGHFDLVRQRFADDYSAAPPAVRRAALEALEAVRDCGAILDINTGGLRKGFGHPYPAPWIVGAAHGMGIPMCFGDDSHSAAQVGYGLDTARNYLLALGVNSVTVLEPGTAGLNRRAVPLA; this is encoded by the coding sequence ATGACCCAAACCAAGCGGACAGACTGGCGCGCGTCGCTCCACGGCGGGCACAGCAGTGCCTACTGCGACCATGCGTCAAGCACGCTCGAGGAAATGCTGGACGCGGCTGTGGCGGCGGGCATGTCCGTCTTCGGCGTCACGGAGCACGCGCCCCGCGTGGAGCCGGAACGGCTCTATGACGAGGAGCTGGCCCTGGGCTGGACCGTGGAGCATCTGGACGACCTCTTTGGACGGTACGCCGCCGAACTGGACCGGCTCATCCCCCGCTATGCGGACCGGCTCGCCGTGCTCAAGGGCTTCGAGGCCGAAATCGTCCCGGTGGGGCGTTACAGGGAAGTCATGGCGGATTTTCGCGAACGCCTCGGCTTCGACTACATCGTCGGCTCGGTGCATTATGTCGCGGGCCACATCATAGACTACAAGGAAGAGCGTTTCGCCCGCGCCGTCGCGGACTGCGGCGGCATCGGGGCTGCCTGTGTTCAGTATTACCGCAACGTGGCGGAAATGGCCGAAACCCTGCGCCCCGAGGTGGTCGGCCACTTTGACCTTGTCCGGCAGCGTTTCGCCGACGACTACAGCGCCGCGCCCCCGGCGGTGCGCCGCGCCGCACTGGAGGCGCTCGAGGCCGTGCGCGACTGCGGCGCCATCCTCGACATCAACACGGGCGGACTGCGCAAAGGCTTCGGCCACCCCTACCCCGCGCCGTGGATCGTCGGGGCCGCCCACGGCATGGGCATCCCCATGTGCTTCGGCGACGACAGCCACAGCGCCGCCCAGGTCGGGTACGGGCTCGACACGGCCCGCAACTACCTGCTGGCCCTCGGCGTAAACTCTGTCACCGTCCTCGAACCCGGCACCGCCGGGCTGAACCGGAGAGCCGTGCCGCTGGCCTGA
- a CDS encoding SDR family NAD(P)-dependent oxidoreductase has translation MRAWQFHETGDIRNLVLAEVPEPVPQQGEVLVRVQYAALNPADRYLVQGQYPRAGAPPFTPGRDGSAVVTQAVPGGHFREGDQVCLLGGLTGISKPGMFADYAAVPEVWLAPCPEGWDLRVSAAGPLTFLTAWRALVVCGGLKSGETVLVTGASGGVGSAAVMLGAALGARVIALSRSEEKRAALLEMGAAAALDTDAPDIEKQVRAALEGAKLDLAVENLGGPWLDRCARMAGMGGRIMVVGLLAGLTAEVTVGLLIHKNLRVEGLSVSNYAPEEAQAAWRQMVRLMDDGGLRPHVDAVFGVSQPQEAFARLAEGPLGKVLVDFFV, from the coding sequence ATGAGGGCGTGGCAGTTTCATGAGACGGGCGACATCAGGAACCTGGTGCTGGCGGAGGTGCCGGAGCCGGTGCCGCAGCAGGGGGAGGTGCTGGTGCGGGTCCAGTACGCCGCGCTGAATCCGGCGGACCGGTATCTGGTGCAGGGCCAGTATCCGCGCGCGGGCGCGCCGCCCTTCACGCCGGGGCGTGACGGTTCGGCAGTGGTCACCCAGGCGGTGCCGGGGGGGCATTTCCGCGAGGGGGACCAGGTCTGCCTGCTGGGCGGGCTCACGGGCATCTCGAAGCCCGGCATGTTCGCCGATTACGCGGCCGTGCCGGAGGTGTGGCTGGCCCCCTGTCCAGAGGGGTGGGACCTGCGCGTGTCGGCGGCGGGACCACTGACCTTTCTGACGGCCTGGCGGGCACTGGTGGTCTGCGGCGGGCTCAAGTCCGGCGAGACGGTGCTGGTCACCGGCGCGTCGGGCGGCGTGGGCTCGGCGGCGGTGATGCTGGGCGCGGCGCTGGGCGCGCGGGTGATTGCGCTGTCCCGGAGTGAGGAGAAACGCGCCGCGCTGCTTGAGATGGGCGCCGCCGCCGCGTTGGACACGGACGCGCCGGACATCGAGAAACAGGTGAGGGCGGCGCTTGAGGGCGCGAAACTGGACCTTGCGGTGGAGAACCTCGGCGGACCCTGGCTGGACCGCTGCGCGCGCATGGCGGGCATGGGGGGGCGCATCATGGTGGTGGGCCTGCTGGCGGGGCTCACCGCCGAGGTCACGGTGGGGCTGCTTATCCACAAGAACCTGCGCGTCGAGGGGCTGAGCGTCAGCAATTACGCGCCGGAGGAGGCCCAGGCCGCCTGGCGGCAGATGGTCCGCCTGATGGACGACGGCGGGCTGCGGCCCCATGTGGACGCGGTGTTCGGAGTGTCGCAGCCGCAGGAGGCATTTGCCCGGCTGGCGGAGGGGCCGCTGGGCAAGGTGCTGGTGGACTTCTTCGTCTGA
- a CDS encoding Hsp70 family protein, with the protein MAQLHCGVDFGTTNTSVAVHDGERARVLALDPHNDLPLSLPSLLYITNGREVITGRAAANAFIERNIDREVLMELVDLGVDIEGYVASEPDKGDSYRPGFGDPETRQAVRAHAMVEVNSPGRLFQSLKTLLRHGGFKTTEVFGSLYQIEELVSLILKPVKAAADAAAGESVERAVFGRPVRFSLDDAEDRLAEERLRTAAHLAGFREVVFFYEPVGACVEYAVAAPSEQRLMVVDIGGGTCDVCVMRFGASLDTAARLSESRILGVAGVPVAGDAIDREIIRSKLFPRFGSRARYGPNRLPMPQRLYNQILDWQNLYKLNTEENINWLIAAEASSDQPEALRALRHLIQRNYGYPVAREVEAAKKRLSSELETTIAIHHEDIHVDELLERAEFAHIIEDTLEAMMRSLRDAEAAAGVGPEDLDLVLTTGGTSLIPAIRDLLHGRYGAEKVRRRDTFTSVASGLAIVARHL; encoded by the coding sequence GTGGCACAACTGCATTGCGGGGTGGACTTTGGGACCACCAACACCAGCGTGGCCGTGCATGACGGGGAGCGTGCCCGCGTGCTCGCCCTGGACCCGCACAATGACCTTCCCCTCTCGCTGCCGTCGCTCCTCTACATCACCAACGGGCGTGAGGTGATCACGGGCCGGGCCGCCGCGAACGCGTTCATCGAGCGCAACATAGACCGCGAGGTCCTGATGGAGCTGGTGGACCTGGGCGTGGACATCGAGGGCTATGTGGCGTCCGAACCGGACAAGGGCGACAGTTACCGGCCCGGTTTCGGCGACCCCGAGACGCGCCAGGCCGTCCGGGCCCATGCCATGGTCGAGGTGAACTCGCCGGGCCGCCTGTTCCAGTCCCTGAAAACGCTGCTGCGCCACGGCGGCTTCAAGACCACGGAGGTCTTCGGCAGCCTGTACCAGATCGAGGAACTGGTCTCGCTCATCCTCAAGCCGGTGAAGGCCGCCGCGGACGCCGCTGCGGGCGAGTCCGTGGAGCGGGCCGTGTTCGGCCGGCCCGTGCGCTTCTCGCTGGACGACGCCGAGGACCGGCTCGCCGAGGAGCGGCTGCGGACGGCGGCGCATCTGGCGGGCTTCCGCGAGGTGGTCTTTTTCTACGAGCCCGTGGGCGCCTGCGTCGAGTACGCCGTGGCCGCGCCGAGCGAACAGCGGCTGATGGTGGTGGACATCGGCGGGGGCACCTGCGACGTGTGCGTGATGCGCTTCGGCGCGTCGCTCGACACGGCCGCGCGGCTCTCGGAGAGCCGGATTCTGGGCGTGGCCGGCGTGCCCGTGGCTGGCGACGCCATAGACCGGGAAATCATCCGGAGCAAGCTCTTCCCCCGCTTCGGCAGCCGCGCGCGCTACGGCCCGAACCGGCTTCCCATGCCGCAGCGCCTCTACAACCAAATCCTCGACTGGCAGAACCTCTACAAACTGAACACGGAGGAGAACATCAACTGGCTGATCGCGGCGGAGGCCAGCAGCGACCAGCCGGAGGCGCTGCGCGCCCTGCGCCACCTCATCCAGCGCAACTACGGGTACCCGGTGGCCCGCGAGGTGGAAGCCGCCAAAAAGCGCCTCTCCTCCGAACTGGAGACCACCATCGCCATACACCACGAGGACATTCATGTGGACGAGCTCCTGGAGCGCGCCGAGTTCGCCCACATCATCGAGGACACCCTCGAGGCCATGATGAGGAGCCTCCGGGACGCCGAGGCGGCCGCGGGCGTGGGCCCGGAGGACCTGGACCTGGTGCTCACCACCGGCGGCACCAGCCTCATCCCGGCCATCCGCGACCTGCTCCACGGGCGCTACGGCGCGGAAAAAGTGCGGCGCCGGGACACCTTCACCAGCGTGGCCTCGGGCCTTGCCATCGTGGCGCGGCATCTGTAG
- a CDS encoding ABC transporter ATP-binding protein → MALLTVEGLRTSFHLRDGVVRAVDGVSFSIGSGETLGVVGESGCGKSVTFYSLLGLLPMPPARVGGGTAFFGGMDLLKASPAELRRVRGRRIGMVFQDPMTALNPYMTVGDQVAEPLRVHGGMGRAEARRRAVEALESVGISDAAGRLDAHPHAFSGGMRQRVMIAMALIARPDLLVADEPTTALDVTVQAQILELLRTLQRERGMAVALITHDLGVVAGNCRRVLVMYAGRVVESAGVEALFARPRHPYTRALMASMPAANPPGAPLRGIPGRPPDLARLPAGCAFAPRCPQAAPVCLKADCVLRETAPGHATACVRMLSGEIG, encoded by the coding sequence ATGGCCCTGCTGACCGTCGAGGGACTGCGGACCTCTTTTCACCTGCGCGACGGCGTGGTCCGGGCGGTGGACGGGGTGTCCTTTTCCATCGGTTCGGGTGAGACGCTGGGCGTGGTGGGCGAGTCGGGCTGCGGGAAGTCCGTCACGTTTTATTCGCTCCTGGGGCTGCTGCCCATGCCGCCCGCGCGCGTCGGGGGGGGCACCGCGTTTTTCGGGGGCATGGACCTGCTGAAGGCGTCCCCCGCCGAGCTGCGCCGTGTCCGGGGACGGCGCATCGGAATGGTGTTCCAGGACCCCATGACGGCCCTGAACCCCTACATGACCGTGGGGGACCAGGTGGCCGAGCCGCTGCGGGTGCACGGGGGCATGGGCCGCGCCGAGGCCCGGCGGCGCGCGGTGGAGGCGCTCGAGTCGGTGGGCATCAGCGACGCGGCGGGGCGGCTGGACGCGCACCCCCACGCCTTTTCGGGGGGGATGCGGCAGCGGGTGATGATCGCCATGGCGCTCATAGCGCGCCCCGATCTGCTGGTGGCGGACGAGCCGACCACGGCGCTGGACGTGACGGTGCAGGCGCAGATACTGGAACTGCTGCGGACCCTTCAGCGGGAGCGGGGCATGGCGGTGGCGCTGATCACGCACGACTTGGGCGTGGTGGCGGGCAACTGCCGCCGGGTTCTGGTCATGTACGCGGGGCGCGTCGTCGAGTCCGCCGGGGTGGAGGCGCTCTTCGCGCGGCCGCGCCACCCCTACACCCGCGCGCTGATGGCCTCGATGCCCGCGGCAAACCCGCCGGGGGCGCCCCTGCGCGGCATTCCCGGCAGGCCCCCCGACCTGGCGCGCCTGCCTGCCGGCTGCGCCTTCGCACCCCGCTGCCCCCAGGCCGCGCCCGTCTGCCTGAAGGCGGACTGCGTTCTCCGGGAGACGGCGCCGGGCCACGCCACGGCCTGCGTCCGCATGCTGTCCGGGGAGATTGGGTGA
- a CDS encoding VCBS repeat-containing protein, which produces MGMNPFVTLPHRLSALAALLLCLVSGWRSCAAGTDWPQYETNPFVIPLDIPAPQDSAGGIVTADLTGDGRMDYLVTVPGHVAAYGNDGAKLWVLQADVVVGSSSENEGLPGHHGAGVQAADIDGDGKTEALFLTKDRRLHVVNGADGAALWQAEPPHPDGAVRWEHLVVANFRGKGDRDLLLQATNKDGYRMGRYLAAFTLDRLKGGDYTPLWAMDDFLACAHNGARIADLNGDGRHEVYAVDIISHDGQRLFRPPLRGHMDAVIALPVLPGEKGLQVVGLEEGGPQRVFLFNHEKLFWETDYNHWEPQNTAVGEFDPALPGLEIWCRSRFNEHQKPFVFNANGELIAEYALTERAPEDWTVSGVEVIAPIHWTGGETQLAAAKERHTEGDAGIFEPLTGRFVARFPAEAARIYVADVSGDWREEVIVLHKNELRIHHNPEPNPRPGEKRLWDKDYYKRAKMTWNYYSP; this is translated from the coding sequence ATGGGCATGAACCCGTTTGTTACTCTCCCCCACCGGCTGTCGGCGTTGGCCGCCCTGCTGCTGTGCCTGGTGTCGGGGTGGCGGAGCTGCGCCGCCGGGACGGACTGGCCGCAGTATGAGACGAACCCCTTTGTCATCCCGCTGGACATCCCCGCGCCGCAGGACTCCGCCGGGGGCATTGTCACCGCCGACCTGACCGGTGACGGGCGCATGGATTATCTGGTCACCGTGCCGGGCCATGTCGCCGCCTATGGGAACGACGGCGCGAAACTGTGGGTCCTCCAGGCGGATGTGGTGGTGGGAAGCTCCTCGGAGAACGAGGGCCTGCCGGGGCACCACGGCGCGGGGGTGCAGGCGGCGGACATTGACGGGGACGGGAAAACGGAGGCGCTCTTTCTGACGAAGGACCGCCGCCTCCATGTGGTGAACGGCGCGGACGGCGCGGCCCTCTGGCAGGCGGAGCCGCCGCATCCGGATGGCGCGGTGCGCTGGGAGCACCTGGTGGTGGCAAATTTCCGCGGCAAGGGCGACCGGGACCTGCTGCTCCAGGCCACGAACAAAGACGGATACCGGATGGGCCGGTATCTTGCGGCGTTCACGCTTGACAGGCTGAAGGGGGGCGATTACACCCCCCTGTGGGCCATGGACGACTTTCTGGCCTGCGCCCACAACGGCGCGCGCATCGCCGACCTCAACGGCGACGGGCGGCACGAGGTCTACGCCGTGGACATCATCTCCCATGACGGGCAACGGCTGTTCCGTCCGCCTCTGCGCGGCCACATGGACGCCGTCATCGCGCTGCCCGTGCTGCCGGGGGAGAAGGGCCTGCAGGTGGTCGGACTCGAGGAGGGCGGGCCGCAGCGCGTGTTCCTGTTCAACCACGAAAAACTCTTCTGGGAGACGGACTACAACCACTGGGAGCCGCAGAACACGGCCGTGGGCGAGTTTGACCCCGCCCTGCCGGGGCTGGAAATCTGGTGCCGCAGCCGCTTCAACGAGCACCAGAAACCCTTCGTGTTCAACGCCAACGGGGAACTGATTGCCGAGTATGCCCTGACCGAGAGGGCGCCGGAGGACTGGACCGTCAGCGGGGTCGAGGTCATCGCGCCCATCCACTGGACCGGCGGCGAGACCCAGTTGGCGGCGGCGAAGGAGCGCCACACCGAGGGCGACGCGGGGATATTCGAGCCCCTGACCGGGCGATTCGTCGCGCGTTTTCCCGCCGAGGCGGCGCGGATTTACGTGGCCGACGTCTCCGGCGATTGGCGCGAGGAGGTCATCGTCCTGCACAAGAACGAACTGCGCATCCACCACAACCCCGAGCCCAACCCCAGACCGGGCGAAAAACGCCTGTGGGACAAGGACTACTACAAACGCGCCAAGATGACCTGGAACTACTACAGCCCGTGA
- the murB gene encoding UDP-N-acetylmuramate dehydrogenase: MSSPLTVMPPFEYAEADYPLAPATLYNIGGPARIALLPRDAAEAAEAHAWMMRQPGPKLVLGGGSNVLISDAGFPGIVFFTTRLTRFEPLGGHRWFVGSGVNLSRVVRGVMLENNYAGVGALTGIPGSVGGAIYMNAGTVNGGTCDFLESVDLLGADGPRTTAMDPSLYGYRGQQFCGLYEVILGGVFRFTPSDEDQRAVYDHYMRRRRERQPAGFCCGSVFKNPPDDHAGRLIEACGLKGERRGGAVISPLHANFIMNEDNASFDDVLGLVRLAKQRVLEKFGVALEEEVRVIGGGAVQNEQ, translated from the coding sequence ATGAGCTCACCCCTGACCGTCATGCCGCCCTTCGAATACGCCGAGGCGGACTATCCCCTGGCCCCCGCCACGCTGTACAACATCGGCGGTCCGGCGCGGATTGCGCTGCTGCCGCGCGACGCGGCGGAGGCGGCGGAGGCCCATGCCTGGATGATGCGGCAGCCGGGGCCGAAACTGGTCCTCGGGGGCGGGTCGAACGTGCTGATTTCGGACGCGGGCTTTCCGGGCATTGTGTTTTTCACCACGCGCCTCACCCGCTTCGAGCCTCTGGGCGGCCACCGCTGGTTTGTGGGTTCGGGCGTCAACCTCAGCCGCGTGGTGCGCGGGGTGATGCTGGAAAACAACTATGCGGGCGTCGGCGCGCTCACGGGGATTCCCGGTTCCGTGGGCGGCGCCATCTACATGAACGCGGGCACGGTCAACGGCGGCACCTGCGACTTCCTGGAGTCGGTGGACCTGCTGGGGGCGGACGGACCGCGCACGACGGCCATGGACCCCTCGCTGTACGGCTACCGGGGCCAGCAGTTCTGCGGGCTGTACGAGGTCATTCTCGGCGGGGTCTTCCGTTTCACCCCGTCGGACGAGGACCAGCGCGCGGTATACGACCATTACATGCGGCGCAGGCGCGAGCGGCAGCCCGCCGGGTTCTGCTGCGGCAGCGTGTTCAAGAACCCCCCCGATGACCATGCCGGCCGCCTCATCGAGGCGTGCGGACTGAAGGGGGAGCGGCGCGGCGGCGCGGTCATCAGCCCGCTCCACGCCAACTTCATCATGAACGAGGACAACGCCTCTTTCGACGACGTGCTCGGCCTGGTCCGGCTCGCCAAACAGCGGGTTTTGGAAAAGTTCGGCGTCGCGCTGGAGGAGGAGGTGCGTGTGATTGGCGGAGGCGCGGTCCAGAATGAACAATAG
- a CDS encoding response regulator, whose translation MKNRVFTTGEVALICGVSADTVSRWFDLGQIDGYRLGPNGDRRIPYQSVRKFMLGHGIPLERLEEGERRVLVVDDDPYYLDIIPSVLSRDESYVVLTASTGFDTGVMVVEHNPQVVILDLNLSDMDGRMLCERIKNRAETRNTRVLALSGLALEEEAIHLEDYGFDGFMRKPFQPEELLDRLAALFDRPNAKVNRPKHPYL comes from the coding sequence ATGAAAAATCGGGTTTTTACAACGGGCGAGGTGGCCCTTATCTGCGGCGTGTCCGCAGACACGGTCTCCCGCTGGTTCGATTTGGGACAGATAGACGGATACCGTCTGGGACCGAACGGGGACCGGCGCATCCCGTACCAGAGCGTGCGCAAGTTCATGCTGGGCCACGGCATCCCCCTCGAACGGCTCGAAGAGGGCGAACGCCGGGTCCTGGTCGTGGATGACGACCCCTATTATCTCGACATTATCCCGTCGGTGCTGTCGCGGGACGAGTCGTATGTGGTGCTGACCGCCTCGACGGGGTTTGACACGGGGGTGATGGTGGTCGAGCACAACCCGCAGGTGGTGATTCTGGACCTGAACCTGTCCGACATGGACGGGCGCATGCTCTGCGAGCGCATTAAAAACCGCGCCGAAACCCGCAACACCCGCGTGCTGGCCCTCTCCGGCCTGGCCCTTGAAGAGGAGGCCATACATCTGGAGGATTACGGGTTTGACGGCTTCATGCGGAAGCCCTTCCAGCCGGAGGAGCTTCTGGACCGGTTGGCGGCCCTTTTCGACCGGCCAAACGCCAAGGTCAACCGGCCCAAACACCCGTATTTGTAA